One Arachis hypogaea cultivar Tifrunner chromosome 18, arahy.Tifrunner.gnm2.J5K5, whole genome shotgun sequence genomic window, AAGGTATTTCTCCGGTGGTCGACTGTTGAGTTGTGAGGTAAGACTAGAGAACTAAGGCTAGTTCGTCTGCCCACGCCCCCTTCTTCTGGTTAAGTTACTTTTTGAGGCCTTGTAGGATGACCTTGTTCGCAGCCTCTACCTGTCCGTTGGTTTGGGGATGCTCAACTGACGAGAACTTTTGCTTTATGCCCAAGCCGGCCAGGAATTTTCCGAACCTTTTATCAGCGAACTGGGTCCCGTTGTCTGAGATGACGACTTCCGGGATCCCGAATCTTGCTATTACGTTCCTCCACATGAACTTTTGACAATTGGCTAAGGAAATGCTGGCGAACGGCtctgcttctacccactttgtgTAATAATCAATTGCCACTATCAGGTACTTGACTTGTCCCGGTCCGATCGGAAAGGGTCCTAATAGATCAACTCCCCATTTTGAGAAAGGCCGGGAAGCCGTGAGAAGACTGAGCTCGGTTGCCGGCGCTTTGTGGAAGTTAGAGTTTTTCTGGCATCTTTTGCACCTTCTCACAAACTCTTTAGAATCCGCCATCATGGAGGGCCAATAATACCTGGCCCTGATAAGCTTCCTGGCTAAAGCCTTCCCCCCGATGTGGTGACCACAACATCCTTCGTGGACTTCCCGGAGAACATACTCCGTTTGATCGGGGAGTAGGCATTTCAGCAATGGCTGGCTAAGCCCCTTTTTAAACAACTGGCCCTGTATGATTGCATACTTGGCCACTTCCCGCCTTGTTGCTTTGGCTGTCTTCTCGTCGTTGGGGAGCCTGGCCTTTTCCAAGAAGTCGATGATCGGGTTCATCCAACAAGGCTCTGACTGGGTTAGCTGCAGCACCACTGCTGGTTCTTTCATCAAACCTTGAATGAAGAATCGGTTGCCAGTCCCTGGCTTTGTGCTTGCTAGCTTGGacaggaggtctgcccgtgtgtttcTTTCTCTCGTAATGTGTTGGATCGTGACCTCCTCAAACTGCTTGCTCAATTCTTTGACTTTCTCCAGGTACTTCTGTAACAGAGAGTCTCTGGCTTGGTAGGTCCAATTGGTCTGAGACATAACAACCTGCGAGTCACTACACACTTCTAGTCTTGTTGCTCCGACTTCCCTTGCTAGAGCTAGGCCGCCCAGCagggcctcatattctgcttggttgtttgacaCCGTGAAGTCGAATTTGACTGACTGCTCGTATATAACTCCGGCTGGGATCTCCAGGATGATTCCTACTCCTCCGAACATTTGGTTGGATGCTCCGTCAACGTGGAGCTTCCACCATGTGTTTGACGCCCCGTCTGGGTCTCCTGTTACTTCTACCAGGAAATCAGCCATGACTTGGGCCTTGATCGCGTGCCTGGGTTCATACTGTAAGTCATACTGGGAGAGTTCGATAGCCCAAGTCATCATTCTACCCGCC contains:
- the LOC112769830 gene encoding uncharacterized protein: MAYALLTSSRRLRQYFQGHQVIVRMDQAIRQVLQKPDLAGRMMTWAIELSQYDLQYEPRHAIKAQVMADFLVEVTGDPDGASNTWWKLHVDGASNQMFGGVGIILEIPAGVIYEQSVKFDFTVSNNQAEYEALLGGLALAREVGATRLEVCSDSQVVMSQTNWTYQARDSLLQKYLEKVKELSKQFEEVTIQHITRERNTRADLLSKLASTKPGTGNRFFIQGLMKEPAVVLQLTQSEPCWMNPIIDFLEKARLPNDEKTAKATRREVAKYAIIQGQLFKKGLSQPLLKCLLPDQTEYVLREVHEGCCGHHIGGKALARKLIRARYYWPSMMADSKEFVRRCKRCQKNSNFHKAPATELSLLTASRPFSKWGVDLLGPFPIGPGQVKYLIVAIDYYTKWVEAEPFASISLANCQKFMWRNVIARFGIPEVVISDNGTQFADKRFGKFLAGLGIKQKFSSVEHPQTNGQSTTGEIPFRLTYGVDAIIPVEIGEPSPRLLLGGIEEAVEKDLVDEAREMAHLSETALKQRMALRYNAKVLKKEFERDDLVLRRNDIEAPTPREGKLTAN